TAAATTTGGCAAAAAGGATGTTATCCTTGAGGGCTATGGCATTACAGAATGCGCGCCCGTGCTGACGGCTAATAGGCCAAATAAAGAGCATGCCGGTGTCGGGGAACCGCTTCCAAGTGTTGAGCTATTGATTGTTCATCCGGAAACTAATGCAGTCATGCCAAAGGGAGAACAAGGTCATATCCTAGCACGAGGACCTAACATTTTTGAGGGCTATATTAATCCCGATATCGCCCCTCCTTTTCTTAATGTTGCCGGCAAAAGCTGGTATAAGACAGGGGACTTAGGGTATATCGATGAGAAAGGAAGATTGATCATTTCAGGAAGGCAGAAGCGTTTTGTGAAGATAGGCGGCGAGATGATTAGCTTAGCTTCTATTGAAGATGCTCTTCTAGAGTCGGCGGTTTCAAATAAATGGCCTATTTCTGAAGATAAGCCAAGCCTTGCTATTGTCGCGAAAGAAGAACTAGACACCAAAACCAAAATCTATCTCTTCACAGATTTCGATACGACCCTTGATGAGGTCAACTTGACTCTTCGGGAGAAAGGATTTAGCAACATTGCCAAAGTCTCTGAAATAAAAAAAATCAAAGAAATTCCGATTATGGGAACAGGTAAAATCTATTACCGGCTTCTTGAAAGTCAATACTTGCAAAATCAATAATCAAATTTAGGGCTAAAGAAAGTAATTGCTTTAGCCCCGCCTTTTTTAATAAAGCATTGAAAAAAAAAGTCAATTTCCTAAAATGGTTGCCTTACCGATTCTAGGACAAGAGGCTTATATCCATGATAAGAAGTCAGACAGATCTCAATGCCGAGCTACTTCAAATTTTAGAAGGTCCAACTATTGAAGTCGGCTATCAGCTTGAGAAGCTTTTAGGAAATAGGTTTGAAACGGTGGAATCAGTCCGAAGGTTTGTTTCGGAAAATCCTTCTTTAATTTATCTTCAAGATATAGGCTTTAGTGATAATGAAGTCCCGGATGCAAAGCATGAAGAATTGCTTAAATTATGTCCCAATATCACTTCTCTTTCGCTATTTGCCTCTGACCGATATAGAACTGCTTTTAAAAGTATCGTAGAGTTTTTAAAAAGTTGTGAGCGCATAACATCACTAAGTTTGCCAAGGTCTCCCAATTCATGGAGTCAGTTTTCGCATCTAACACAAATAAAAAAACTTACTGTTAACGAATGGAAGGTTTCGCATTCAAAAAAGGCTTTTTCAGATTTAATTAACAGCTTGCCCAATTTGACAGCTTTGGATCTATCCTCATCCCAAACTTTAGACTGTTTAGAGTTAATTGATGAGCCTTCTCGAATTAAATCGCTTTCCGTAGACTGTTGCAGGGAAAAATCTTCAAGAATAGCCCTTAACCGCTTCTCTAATCTTGAAAGTCTTAGTCTTGTAGCAAATAAAAAAAGCGCCCTTTCGGATGAAATATTAGCCTCTTTGGAATTATCTTCACTTCAAGCCCTTAACCTTTCTCACAATAAACTTACGGATACAGGCATAAGTTCTCTTACCCGTTTTAAAGCTCTTGCTTCGCTTGATCTCTCTTCTTGTAAAAATGTTAAAGACGAGGCTTTAAAAATCCTATGCTTAAATTTGCAGTTCTCACACCTAGCTCTCCACGGCTGTCCTAATATTACAGATAGCGGCTTAAGCCACTTATCCCTTCAAAAGGGGTTAGTGTCGCTTAGTTTTGGCGGCGGGGAAGAGATCCATAATCTTTCTTTCATGGAATTTCTTGGAGAGTTAAAGACCTTATTTATTGAAAATTCAAAGATTGATGAAGCCCCGGAATCCATGCCTATGCTTACCCATCTTAAAAAGCTTGTTCTCTTAGCCATTTGGGATGCCCCTCTTGTAAATGATGCAGCCCTGGCACCTTTAAAAGGCATGACACACTTAGTTAATTTTCAATTAGCCGGATCTAACGTTACATCAGAGGGAATGTCCATCGTGAAAGCCCTTACAACCAAAAAAATCACTTGGATCGGCTGAGGATTAAACTGATTAAGGATTGAAAATAATTTTTCCTTTTCTTGAGCCTCTTTTAGCATGAGCCAACGCCTCTTTAAAGTCTTTGAGGGGGTAGGCTCTATCTATTGGTATTTCAAAAGAAGAGTCTTTTAAGGTTGAAAAAAGCTCTGAAAATGATTTAGAGGCTTCATCTTTAGATAGGCTTTCAAGCCATTTCGTTACCCAAAACCCTTTAAGGGTGATATTTTTGTAGATCAAGGCGCGGCTTTTTATTTCAATCGGTTTTTTAGAAAGGGAACCATAGGAGACGATAACCCCATTTTGGGTTAGTTTCTCAGCAAATAGGTCGGCATAAGGACCTCCGATAGCATCAAGGGCTAAGTCGGCATTAGGGATTTCGCCGAGATCAAATTTATTTTGAAAAATCGCATCCTCTAAAAGCACGTAATCCGCCCCCCGTTGAATAAGCTCTTCTTTTTGAGAGGGGTTTCTTATGATATTAATGGTTTTAATCCCTTTCGCTTTTGCAAGGGCGATAACCGATAGGCCAACTGCTCCATTCGAAGCGTTTTGAATGACGGTTTTCAAAGAATTTTCTTTTTGGAAATCTTGCAAAAGCCGAAAAGCGGTCATTAAGGCTGACCTTGTAAAACAAGCCAAAGATTCAGGGAAAAAATTCGGAACTTTTATAAACGCCTCTTCTTTTTTTTTAAGGTAAGTGGCCCAAGAACCAAGCCCTTTGATCATGATAACCTGATCGCCGATTTCAAGTGATTTTACAAGGGCCCCTTTTGCTACGACAGTCCCGGCTCCCTCATTCCCCAAAGCTTTTGGGAAGCTTAAGGCAAGGCCATAGTGCCCTGATAGGATCGCAAGATCCGCAACATTGATCGGGCAAGCCTTCATTTGAACGATCACATCGTCTTCTTTGGGAGGGGATATATGGGATTTATTTAAAGTAACGCCCTCTAAACCTTCTTCTTTTTGAATGATTTCTAAAGCTTCCATGATATTCCTTAAAAGAAATGAGGTTAGAGAAAGAACTTGTTGCCAAAGATAGCTTTATTTCTATAAACTATTTTATAAATTTTAACTTATTTTCATTATATGGATCAGGTGATTTCATGCCACTTTTCGAGCAGAAACCTATTTATTTTTTTAATACATTGACTCGGGAAAAAGAGCAGTTCGAACCTTTAAAAAGAGGATCCGTCTCCTTATATACATGTGGTCCAACCGTTTATAATTTTGCGCATATTGGAAATTTTAGATGTTATATTTTTGAAGACCTCTTGCATAGAACCCTTCTTTTCTTTGGATACGATCTTCACCATGTGATGAATATTACTGATGTGGATGATAAAACGATCAAGGGTGCGCTTAGAGAAAACACGACTTTAGATAACTATACTGACAGGTTTACAAAAGCATTCTTTGAAGATTTAGATACGCTCGGGATTAAAAGAGCTAAAGTTTATCCAAAGGCCACCGATTACATCCCTCAAATGATTGAGCTTATCGAAAAACTTTTAGAAAAAAAACTGGCTTACGTCGGCAGTGATAAAAGCGTTTATTATGCCATCAACCAATTTCCAAATTATGGCTGTCTTTCACACCTAAAGCTTGATGAGCTTGAGGTTGGCGCATCAGCTAGAGTTGCAAGCGACGAGTATGAAAAAGACCATGCGGCAGATTTTGTGCTTTGGAAGGCTTATGACAAAGAAAGAGATGGCGATATCTATTGGAATAGCCCTTTTGGACCTGGAAGACCGGGTTGGCATATCGAATGCAGTGCAATGGCAATGAGCTTGCTTGGTGAAAGTTTGGATATTCACTGCGGCGCTATAGACAATATGTTTCCTCACCATGAAAATGAAATTGCCCAATCAGAAGGGGTTACAGGAAAGCCATTTTCCAAATATTGGCTTCATGCCGAGCACTTGATTGTCGATGGCAAAAAAATGTCTAAAAGCCTTGGCAACTTCTACACGCTCCGCGACCTAACGGACAAAAATTATACAGGAAGACAGCTACGCTACCTTCTTTTACAAACCCATTACAAAACGCAGCTTAATTTCACGCTCCAAAGTCTTGAAGCTGCAAGGCATACCCTGAAGCGATTGGATGAGTTTGTGATGCGCCTAAACCGCATGGAAGGCAAAGGCAACCCTGAAAAAGTAAAAGAGCTTACCGAAAAGACCTTTGATCTCTTTGCTAGCGCCATGGCAGACGACCTTAATATATCATCTGCCCTAGCGGCTCTCTTTGATATGGTAAGAGAAGCTAATACTCTTATGGATGCTAATGAAATAGGCTCTCAGGAAGCTAAAACGATTTTAAGCCTCCTTGAAAGGTTCGATGAAATTTTAGGGGTGCTTCGTTTTTCTTTTGATGAAGAAATTCCGGAAGAGCTGATTGCAGCTTTAGAAAAAAGAACAGAAGCCAGAACTAGAAAAGATTGGAAAGAGTCCGACAGGATTCGTGATTTTATTCAATCCAAAGGTTATCAAATTGAAGACTCCCCAAAGGGAGCGCGTCTTAAAAAAATGGAGGTTGCCCATGAATAAAGGGACCAAGGATGTTCGCTTCATTGTGGCATTATACGATTTAGCAAAAGAAGCGGGTGATATTTACCAGCCTATCAACAAGTATGAGGTCGGAAAAAGCGTTGGCATTAAGGAAAGAGCCGTCAACGCTATCTCAAAGCTTCTTGTTCAGGCCAATTTTATAAAAAAAGTAGATGAAGAGCTTGTTTCTCTTGCACAACATGGCGAAGAGCTTGTTAAGAGGCTCCGCCACCTAAAATAGATATGAGGATCTTTGGATAGAAAAACTTTCCTTAGCACCCTGTTTGAGGAGGGAAAAAAGCAACTCTCAAAGTCTTTTACGGCTCCAATTCTAGAGGCCATTGAAAGAATGGAGACACTATTTCCGGCTGAAGAAGAAAAGGTCAAAGAAAGGCCTCCCGGCTCGGTTATTGAGGAATCAAAGTTTAAAGAGCTTTGCACAGGCTGTGATGCTTGCATGATCGCATGCCCTGTTAATGTAATCATGATAGACGATTTAGAAAAGAGAACCCCCCTAATTTATCCGGAAATAGCGCCTTGCATTTCTTGCGAGGGTTTTCCCTGTATCGCAGCTTGTCCTACAGGGGCACTAAGTTTTGAAAATGAACTAATCCCCAAAAAACTCTAGCGTTTTTTTATAGCCGCTTTAAGAAGAATGCCTCTATGGTCCGAGAGGGAATTTCCGGGAGAACCAAGATTAAGCGTCTCTTTTACTTGATCAACAGATAAAACAAAGTCCTCTTCGAACTCTTTATCAAGAAGGGCGTAGTCAATGATTTCAAAGGTCGCATGCTTCGGGTTTTCCCCATAGGCATAATACTGAATTAAGTTTGTACAAGTAGCTGAAAGCTCACTTAAAATCGGGTACTTTATATTGTAGGGATCTACAAAATCCCTATTTAAATTAAGTCTTTCGTACTCATCCTTCCCGTTGCCGATTTTGGGGACGTTGAGGTCGCCAAAAAGTAAACAAGGCTTCTTAGAGGTTTCCTTTAAATCATTCATTGTGTCGATAATAAGAGAAACTTCCATCTCCCTAAGCTGCTTTGCCCTTTCATTATCACCTTCTTCCAAATGGGTGTTTAAAATCCAGAAATCCGGTGTTTCGATGCAAAATACCCCGCGCTTCATTAAAGAATGATAGGGGAAGGGGATAAATTTGGGTTCACTGATAATCGGGTATTTGGACGCAGCAAAGAGACAGCTCTCAAGCTTCCAGGGGTTTGGGCCTATCCTCACAAAAAAATGAGCGAACTCTTTTTCAAGTTCTTTTGCTAAGTCAAGCCCTGGTTCAAAAGATACTTCTTGCATAAGGAGAAAATCAATGTCCAACCCTTTAATCAAAGCGGAAAGAGACTCTATTCTATCACTTGCCGGGGTAATGCCGCCATTGATCAAAGGAAGACCTCCAAAAAACATACAGGCATTAAGGGTTAGAAACCGAATTTCTTCTTTAGGTTTTTGAAGGGGAGCCTTACTTCCTAGAAGCGAAAGATAGGGTTTTTGGTTAAAATAATCCCCGAAATATTCGAAAAAACCGCCTGCAAAAGCTAAAAGAGTGGCAAGTTTACTCCCCGAAAAGCTTAAAACCAAACTGCCGCTTCGTTTAAAGTTTTCAATACTTCGATGATCGCTGTTACCATAAACATTAGGTTTATTTGTGATCATTAAGTCTTTAATGATCCATTCTGATGAAGTATGAAAAGGCTTTTCTAAAAAAAGACCTAAATATATAAGTTTTTCTCCGATTTGGGCTCGAAATTCTTTATTTCCTATTGTAACAATCGAAAGCAAAAGAATCGGGAGCCCAATTAAAAAAAGAGAGATTCGACCATTCACAAAGAACCTTAAGTTTAGAAATCCATTTCTCACCTTACTTCAATTATTTAAATTAGGGTATGAGTTTTCTCCTAAATTTCTGTTCTTTTCTAGGCGAAGTAAGGCTAGTATTACTTCTTTTTAAATTAATCTTTATTAAAATTTAATAATTTTTTGTTAAAATTTTAAATTTACATGATTTTTATTGAGGATTTTTATGACTCTTTCGTCTGTTTATAATCTCAATCTTTCAAGAAACTCGGAAATCAAACTTAGCGATGAAAATAAAGACCCGATTTCACCTCATTCAGATTTAATTCCAATCGTTGATAAAATCTTAAGAAATACGAAGGGATTAAACCATCTTCAAACCATAGAGATTAAAAAAAAATCAGACGGTTCATCTGCCATATCTCTTGTATGCGCCAAAGGAATTAAAAAATTTCAACCTGGCGAAACCCTACTTTCTCAAATAAAAGAGTTATTCGAAACTACGCACTTTGGAAAAGAATCTCTCATTATCCGATTTCAAAAGGAAAATACTCCGCTTTGTCAAAGAAATTACGATAGCCTTTCCGATAACCTCTTTGCCCACATCCATGCCGACGAATTTGGT
This DNA window, taken from Criblamydia sequanensis CRIB-18, encodes the following:
- the cysS gene encoding cysteine--tRNA ligase, encoding MPLFEQKPIYFFNTLTREKEQFEPLKRGSVSLYTCGPTVYNFAHIGNFRCYIFEDLLHRTLLFFGYDLHHVMNITDVDDKTIKGALRENTTLDNYTDRFTKAFFEDLDTLGIKRAKVYPKATDYIPQMIELIEKLLEKKLAYVGSDKSVYYAINQFPNYGCLSHLKLDELEVGASARVASDEYEKDHAADFVLWKAYDKERDGDIYWNSPFGPGRPGWHIECSAMAMSLLGESLDIHCGAIDNMFPHHENEIAQSEGVTGKPFSKYWLHAEHLIVDGKKMSKSLGNFYTLRDLTDKNYTGRQLRYLLLQTHYKTQLNFTLQSLEAARHTLKRLDEFVMRLNRMEGKGNPEKVKELTEKTFDLFASAMADDLNISSALAALFDMVREANTLMDANEIGSQEAKTILSLLERFDEILGVLRFSFDEEIPEELIAALEKRTEARTRKDWKESDRIRDFIQSKGYQIEDSPKGARLKKMEVAHE
- a CDS encoding MDR family NADPH-dependent oxidoreductase; translation: MEALEIIQKEEGLEGVTLNKSHISPPKEDDVIVQMKACPINVADLAILSGHYGLALSFPKALGNEGAGTVVAKGALVKSLEIGDQVIMIKGLGSWATYLKKKEEAFIKVPNFFPESLACFTRSALMTAFRLLQDFQKENSLKTVIQNASNGAVGLSVIALAKAKGIKTINIIRNPSQKEELIQRGADYVLLEDAIFQNKFDLGEIPNADLALDAIGGPYADLFAEKLTQNGVIVSYGSLSKKPIEIKSRALIYKNITLKGFWVTKWLESLSKDEASKSFSELFSTLKDSSFEIPIDRAYPLKDFKEALAHAKRGSRKGKIIFNP
- a CDS encoding 4Fe-4S dicluster domain-containing protein — translated: MDRKTFLSTLFEEGKKQLSKSFTAPILEAIERMETLFPAEEEKVKERPPGSVIEESKFKELCTGCDACMIACPVNVIMIDDLEKRTPLIYPEIAPCISCEGFPCIAACPTGALSFENELIPKKL